GCAGTCCAAAGGGAGCTATGTTTTCTCCACCAGCCACTGGTAAGGCTACAGCAACTGTGAATAACTTGACAGTTACTCTGTAGAGGGCAGGATTTAGCTAGGACAAAAGCAGACTCTGGGCTGCTTTTCTCAGGAAGATGTCACCATGCAGCGGAGCTACGCCACACCACGGAGTCTGTCCTCGTCCTTCCAGTTAGCTTCCTTGGGTCTCCATTTCTCTACTGGAAAAGCAGCCCAGGAGAGCCTCAGAAGAGCCAGATATCAGCCCAGCATCACCTAGCAATAAGGGCATAGTGAATGCTTGAGGGGATTCACTCTTTAACCTTTCTTCCTCACACTCTGACATTTGGGTGATGCCTCTGTGAGCAGGGATCACTTCCAGGCTCTGTACCTGACGTTATGACTGTAGAAATCAATTAAACACAGATGAAAGGACAGGAGAAGCATTTGTGCCACACTGTTGCATAAATGTCAGGGGAAGGAGCTTCACTCCTGAGGTAACAGATGCCAAAGtaaggttttaaaaatgaattatcaGAAGCAATGTTTCCACTTTCAAATCCAACTGAAACCAAACGGTGCCAAGTCCTGAGGTCTGTATTGAGCCAATGCTCATTCCCGTTTCTGAAGGAGATGACCACAGGTGTTTTCTGCACACCCAGAGAGCATGAGGTGGGGAAGGCCCTTCAGGAGCCAGCCCCATTTCTTTTGGAATCTGGGGAGATCTGACTGCCTCTtcaatagaatagaatagaatagaatagaaatttcagttggaagggacctacaataatcattgagtccaactgcctgaccacttcagggctgaccaaaagttaaagcatgttattaagggcattgtccaaatgcctcttaaacactgacaggcttggggcatcgaccacctctctaggaagcctgttccagtgcttgaccaccctctcagtaaagaaaggcttcctaatgtccagtctgaatctcccctggtgcagctttgacGGTTTAGGTCTTCTCAACCCCAAATGCACAACAGACCACACCTccagagcagctcagccccTTGTGGACATCTCTTTCTGTCTAGAGacataataacaataacaacaggTGTTACCaccttttgctgtgtttcttctaAGTTCCCTTGGGCAACATGCAAATTCACTACCTTCTTCACACCCTCTGACACTCCACAGACAGCTGTGTTGGGGCTGCTGCAACATGGCCTCAGGTGTTTAGAAGAAATCTCTGTGATTTCAGACTGCAACACATCCTGTTTCAGAAGCTAATACGGACAGCCCTCATCCTGGTGCTGCAGAAATTGATGCACGTATCTATGCTGGGACCGAAGCACCACGTCCCTGGCCCCATGGGGACATGAATGGGTTAAATCCAGACAGCATGTGTTAGGTGCAGGGAGGCAGGTCGGCAGGTCTGCTTGAGCCAGGAAGCAGCCTGCCCATGTTCACACCACTCAGAGTAAGAGCCCTGCCCCAATGCTTGTAGCcagttttgggggtttcttAATTTACACTCAGAGTCATATAAATCCAGAAGTGTCCTAGACCTCAAGTAGCTGTCTCTGAACTTGTTCTGAGCCAACACTGGTACAGCCTGTCAGGCATCTCCACATCAGAAACGTATAACCCTTCCCTATCTGGCCAAAAGCAGCATGCGGTCTGAGAGGGTCAGTTCTTCGGGTTTTCATGCTTACAATAAAGTTGAgctaaagcacagaaaacagaaatgagaatgGCTCAGAGTCACAAAGAATGGGTGGAGCAAAACATAAGGAAGGTCTCCTTCATCACAGGGTAATCCCTAAACATCagtgttttttcctctaatgAACAGAACAATCATTCAGTAAAATCTTTAGCAAGGAAGTGTGTTTCTACTGAAGTCCAAGAGGGATCAGTTATACTGGTGACCTGAGAGCGAGAATACGTTGTCTTTATTGATACATCTGCAAGGACACAAACATCATGGAAGGAAGACAGTTCACTGAAACACCCATGCCAAAAGagctttggttttgaaataGGCTGGAGGTGGAAGCATGTCCAGCTGGATAACTGAGTGAACTCAACCTCTCAATGCAATGTTGTGGCCAAAAGGCCTACCTCGGTACTGCATATAAACACAGCTGAAGACTGTGAGCTATTGTATCTCCGTATTTGAGATGACTGTGAGCACTACTGAACTGCCATGTCCAGTTTTGAAACAAACAGTTCAAGAAGGATATTGAAATACTGGAAGAGACTTCGAAGACAGTAACATGAAGGACGATATTTAATCAAAGACCTTGGCCACATCCTATTTCCATAGAAGAGAGGGGGTCAGGCTAAGCACTATTTTCTACCTGTCTGGATTTTCTTCCCAAGGAAACTCAGATGATCAGACAGGGGATTGCAGTGCATTTTGGTGGGAACAAAAAAGAGCTGCAGGGCACAGCATCCCTAGATTGAGTCATAGCTGCCTAGGCATTGTGAAAACACACCTACAGGGTGCTCCATGGGACATCCTTGCTCCTCCAGGGTAGATTCAGCTAAAACTTATCAAAAAGGACTTAAAGAGTGACTTGGCCATGACTACCTGAGAGGAAGACACACACTTATTAACAGGGGGCCATAATTCAAGCTGGGCAAGCAGTCACAAATAAATTTTGTATAGTAGCAGTAAGGAACCACAGGTAAGCTTCCCAGGGACCTGATAGGAGGGACTAGAAATATGCTCTACTCAAACAGAATTAATTCAGAGAAGTCCCAAAGTCTGTTTAATCTTTGCCAGATTGCCTGAGAACATTGCTGCGTTTAATTTATGAATCTCACCCTACCCCTAGAAGCCTTTTACAGAAGTGAACTTATGTTATTGCAAAGTGATCCATattttcacagatatttttatataggtAAGAAAAGTAGGAAGGCAGCTGTTCCTCTCCTATATCTGAACCTGCTCAGCAAAGAAACTGAAGGCAAGTCCCTTGTACCAGTATTTCAAACTTGAGAAAGCTGCCCTGAAAAGACAGCCAAGAACAGGACCCACACACACAAGTAAGATGCTTACACAGCACAAGTTATTGGAATTATGCTCTGCTCCTCATCCCCCTGAGATATATTATTCTGCCTCTTTAACAGTGCTTAGGCAGTCCtaagaacttgaaaaaaatcttgcaaagaGATCTTAGCTTCAAGGGGTGTACTCGTGCTggtggagattttttttgtattttaaggaTCAGAGTGCCCTCTTCTGTCCCATCCGTGTCCTGATTATTAACTCACATCTGTGTTAGATCAGCAGATTATTGAGAAATACTGTGACTTGTCTTCTGCACACCCCATCATCTTCTGAACAACAGTTAAGAAACCAAACAGCTGATCACAAACTATAAAATAACTCTCATTATTGTGGAGGTTCAGGCTACAAAGTCAGCTGCCACCAATAAAAGGGGCTGGGAGAACATCACAGGCAACATGATTCATCTAATTAGTTGATGGGGTCAGgcatattttgaaatgaacCTCTGCAAAGTTTAAACAGTGGGGTATTATTTATAGGTCCATGCTCTGCATTAAAACTTTGCCTCTCTCCTGCCTGAGTAGCTACTAATTGTATCCAGACTGTAGTTGACACCTGACGAAATCTGACTGAAACAAACATATTAAAAGTAGCTCAGTAATACCAAAGTATATAATAACTTCTGAACTAATCATGGTGAAAACTCTGGGACTGCAGTTTATCTGAATTACGGATAGACCTAACAACAGCCCAGAAAAGATTATTAGCTGAGCCTTTCTATCatgaaaacacagaggaaacaCATAGTTTCTGGAAACCATAGTCACGCAAACCACTTTCACACAACAAAGCCAGCACTAATAAACTGCGGAGGGTCCCCTCGATGTCCCAAGGAGCTTTTACGAGCGTTCCCACCCAGTactcccgccgccgccgccgggcccaGTGACACCCCGGGAGCCCCAGTTTGGCAACCCACTGCCACggcccctgcccctctccccttccaggTCAGCTCTAGGGCcggggctgctctctgctcctccttttggGTCCTTCTCCCCCACCCGGCATCTCCCTGAGGGTCTGGGGGTGACAGGAGCCATTTTGTCTCCTCACACCCTCGGAGGGACGCTTGGCTCCAGCTCCAACCCCCCACCCTGTGAGGAGGCGGCAGACTGCCAGGGGCCCGTCCACTGCGGCAGGGACCAGCCACAGACCCTCCATCAGGGCAGGCCAGGGTCCTTCCCTCACGCCTGAACCGGGCAGCCCCCCGAGGAGCCGAATCGGACCTcgtccctcctccctgcaggcaCGGGAAGGCAGGGCCgccggccaccgctccgcttCGCCCTTGGCGCTGGTTTGTCCCGCTGCGCTGACCGTAGCGGCGCTGCGCGCGCGCGCCGGCAGGCCGGAAGCGGCCGCAGTCGCCATGGCAGCCGCCTGCGGGAGGCTGTTGCCGCCGAGTGCCGCCGCGGGGCTGGCgggcctcgccgccgccgccgcccggccaGCCTTGCCCGGCAGTAAGGATCGCCCGTACCCCTTATCTCCTGCCTGCCCGGtgccctcctcctgcccgcGGCCGGGGAGCGGCTGCCCGCGGCCTGCTCCTGTCCCTCAGGGCGCCGCGGGGTGTTTGCCCAGAGAGCGGGGGCGGGTGGGGGTACCCccggtgaggggggggggccaGGCCGGCCTGGCGGGGGTGGGAACTCGAACGCCGGCTGTTGGGGGCAGTTCGACTTGAAAACACGGggtttaagaaaatattttctttttatagggTACTTTTCTTCCTCAAGCTGTCGAATTAGCAGCGATGGAAAGCCAGCAAAATTTCAGCCGCCTCCAAAGCCCATCATTATTGACaggcagaagcagagagaggagaggaggtaGGGTGTCCTGGCACTTCTCACAGGGGCCTGTGTTCAGGTCTGCTGTCAGGCTGGTAATTGTGTGAGCGTCGCCTTAAAGCTCCGAGGCATTATTACATAAAAAGTATTTGCAAAGTTCTACCAAAAGTAATTCGTGTTGAAATATGCTTAAAACCCTTCAAATACTGCGTTCTAGAGTTCCTGAAAGCagtgaaataggaaaaaaaatgtatagcaGTAAAGATTTTTGCAAATTTGTGGTTGACATGTGAGATTTTCATCTGTTAAAGGCATGCATCTCTTAGCATGCCACAAGGTGACAAGGACATGGGTCCTGTGCCTGCCTTTGACTTACACCTTGAGATCAACTCTAAGTGCCTCCATTACTGTTTGTGAAATggagctgcaaaatgcttttattttacacttttaaaagtttGGATTTTCTTACAGGTTCTTGAGCCCTGAATTTATACCTCCCAGAGGGCGAACAGATCCTCATAAATTTTATATAGAAAGAAAGGATATGATACAGAGACGGAAAGTCTTCAACATCCCAGAGTTCTATGTTGGTCAGTAACAGCGCTATAACTTTCACAATTTCATCAATATTTTTTGTAGAGTGGGATGGTAAAAGGTGTGGTTTCATGTTGTAGAATATCATAGAACATCACAGCATCAGGTATGTTAGATCAACTAGTATGTGCTTTTATACATActacttcatattttaatttcatatttatatcCAGTTTCCATTAAAAGTATAATACTAATGTGTTTcttacatgttttttaaatccGGGCACTTTAGCATATGGTTTACCAGTAAAgctcaagaaaggaaaatacacgAGATTATTTGTATTCAGTTTGCATAATGAAGAGTAAAAGATAAAGGTGAAGGTGAAAAAGCTTCATGGTTAACCTGCAGAATCGCTTTAACATATATTAATTCAGGGCACATTAGAAGTTTATTCTATTTCTGGCAGttttgatggaaaataaaacattttcaaaatgtaccTAAACGCATGTGCTTTGTCTGTCTCTGTTCCCACGTTTTGGTACATATTTACTTGAACagtctatttattttatttattttattttttttggcaggCAGTATACTTGCCGTTACTACTGCAGATCCATATGCCAATGAGAAAGCCAACCGGTTTGTAGGCATCTGCAttcaaagaggaggaaaaggactTGGCGCTACCTTTGTCCTTCGGAACGTTATAGAAGGCCAAGGTGGGTTTTCAACTGTGGTAATTATGCTAGAAATGTTAAGCAAAAAAATGTCGAAGTTGTATGTGAAGGGATTTCTGGTATAGAATATTAGTCTGCAGAGGGGATGGCAATAGATTAAAGTGAAATTGTGCGTCTACCTGCTAGGGGATACTGCAGGTTTAAAACTGTATACACAGAGATGCTGATGTGCCATGTAGTTGAAAACATGGAACTgcttagtaattttttttctatatactTAGTGATTTTTAGATCTGTATTCTGAGGAGACTGAATGTGATCCACTATGATTGTGCTTATATTTGAGCCTGGGCAGTCTACTGCTAGCCATGTAAATACTAGCCCATTTTGAACACTGTATATTTGCATGAAATGTTTAACAAGCAACAGATCAGCAGAGTTTTATAATAGGCTCATATTCTGGTTTATGGCAAAATGGGGGGAGATGCAAATACTGTTGTTCTGAGAGCAAATATGAAAGAGGTGGGTGTCTCTTTATATACACTACACGTACAGTGAGACAGATAGTAACAGCCATTGTAATCAAAAGGGAGTGAAGTGTAAAACCCAGGCCCTTCTTCCTTAAATGCAAGCCATTCCATGTCTCTCAAGCTGTTATCAAAGATTTAACTTACAAAGGAAATCTGAATTTGCCTGTACAGACACAATGCACGTGTACAATCACATGTGCACACAGCACTATATATTGTAGTTCCCTGTATGAGTAAAAAGCAGTTCTTGAATAATACAGGAATGTATAATACTGAGGAAATACTAATTCGGTGTTAGTATTTCTAACTAATTTGGTTCATTAAACCAGACTTTCTCTCTCTAAGGTGTTGAAATACTTTATGAACTGTACAGTCCTCGAGTCCAGGCCATCGAGGTTCTGAAGCTAGAAAAGAGGCTGGATGACAACCTGATGTACCTGCGAGATGCCCTCCCTGAATATAGTACTTTTGACGTGAATATGAAACCTGTGTCTCATTTAGACCATGAAGAAATTCCTGTAAACAAGGTAGGAGCCTCATGTTTCAGAGGGAAACTGGAGGATCATTTAGGTAGCTTTCATATCTGACTGATATCCTGGAAGGTGGTTAAACACCTCTTTGCTACATCAATTACCAGGGTGATGAAAGGctacaaaataaagcaagtctTTATGCCATTTCAATAGTGAAAGAATGTTGAGACTGTAAATACCTACCATCCTTAGTGGTTAATTTTGAAGATATGCAAGGAGTGGTGGCCTCCACATGCCGCTATATAACACTGCgcagagagaaaagcttttcttacAGGAGTGTTATTGTTAACATGGTTACTGATTTGGGAGTGGTAAGCATCAGGAAAGAAGGTAATATTCTCTGCATGTCAGAGAAGATCCAGAAACTAGCAGATGTGTCAGTGTAATCTAGTAACTAGGTAACTTAGTGatcatttctccttttccctatcgtgctgcttttctttttccttaataaGGAACAGGAGTGGAACTACAAAAGATGAGTTAACTTCACTTTATATGTCAATTTAAGGACTATGTAATAAATCAAGACAGTATTAATTAGAAAGTTTTACAAGATACTACGGCAATAGTCATGTGGTCacaaaaaattccttttctcctAACAGCGTAAAGTAGTAGTTTCAGTAGTTTCTTAACATACTGACAAATTGGTCTGTGTTCTCATACTTTCCTTGTGTTAGAAAAGCAGCTGTCTCACCTTTTGCTAAGCTCACAATCAAAATTCTGGTtacttaatacttttttttttttaatctttcaccCTAGCTGCAGGTACGAATGAAACCTAAACCATGGTCAAAACGGTGGGAAAGGCCAAAATACAAtataaaaggaataaagtttgagctacctgaaaaaaaaatgaaagaagcacAGAAGTGGAGCCAGCCATGGCTAGAGTTTGATATGCTGCGAGAATATGATACTtcaaaaatagaggaaaaaatttggaaagaagTGAGTGAAgagcttaaaaaataataatggtttttggaattactgaaaaaattaacatttactTTGAATTTACTGTATAGACTATCAGTTGTCAAGTTTTGTATATacataagcaaaataaacaataaagTTAACCTTTCCAGAACTGTAAAAACTTTTGTGGTTGAACACTAACTTTCCGTTCCTGAAAACAGCCACTCCTTTTTGAGGACTATAATGCTGTGTTCACTCCTTCTCCAGAAAGGAGAAGCCTCCTTTTTTAACTTGGTTAACAAGGGGGGTTTGTAGCACCTAGTCAAGTTAGTTGTCACTTCCAAACACTTCTGTTACTTCTCTCTTTACAGACTAGGTAGTGGCCAGTTGTAGAACTGCTTGACTCTCAACTTCAGAAACAGGCTACAGCACGGAAGTAGGCATGTCTGAGCCAACTATACATTCTCAGAGTAAGCACTGTTTagttttcacattaaaaaaaaccaaacctgtttCTGATAGAGCAGTAATACTAATCTGCCAACAGAGCAGCAAACACAGTTTTGAAGAACTGAGCCAGTCTGTTTAAGCCAAATCATGTGAATTAGTGTAAGGTTCCTGATGAAGGGCTCCCAAAGTGTCAGAGTAGGTTCTCAATACTGGGACAGCTG
This window of the Buteo buteo chromosome 17, bButBut1.hap1.1, whole genome shotgun sequence genome carries:
- the MRPL19 gene encoding large ribosomal subunit protein bL19m, encoding MAAACGRLLPPSAAAGLAGLAAAAARPALPGRYFSSSSCRISSDGKPAKFQPPPKPIIIDRQKQREERRFLSPEFIPPRGRTDPHKFYIERKDMIQRRKVFNIPEFYVGSILAVTTADPYANEKANRFVGICIQRGGKGLGATFVLRNVIEGQGVEILYELYSPRVQAIEVLKLEKRLDDNLMYLRDALPEYSTFDVNMKPVSHLDHEEIPVNKLQVRMKPKPWSKRWERPKYNIKGIKFELPEKKMKEAQKWSQPWLEFDMLREYDTSKIEEKIWKEVSEELKK